ACTATTTCCACCTCTTTTATCATATTTAAAAGATATGAAGTTTGAGGAGAAACAGCAGCTTTTTCTAAAGAGTATTTGACATCCTCTGGAGAAAGGGTATCTCCATTGTGGAATTTTACCCCTTCTCTTAAATGAAATAGCATAGTACACTCATCTAATCTTTCCCAAGAAGTAGCAAGTGCTGGTTGAATATTTCCATCTATATCTAATTTAACTAATGGCTCAAACATAGCATCAATAACATGGTTAGAAACAGTATCTATACTTCTTTGAGGATCTAATGTTTTTACATCAGATTTTTGAGCAATGATAAAATCTTTTTTGTATTTAGGAGTAGAAGAAATTTTTTCCTGTTTATTGGATAAAACTCCATGGCAACTAATAAGTACAATAATTAAAATCAGTAACAATAAAACTTTCTTTTTCATATAAAATATCCCCCTTGATGTTTTTAGAGTATAAAAAAAAACAGCCATGAAGGCTGTTTAAAAAACTACACTAAATTTAAATATCTTTTTATTGTAAAGTATAAAAAGGTATCAGAAAAAATTTAACATATTAAAACATAACCTAGCATTAGAAAAACATTGTCTATTCTTTTTTGAAAACATAAAATAATAAAAGTAAAAGAATACAAAGTAACTAAAGCTAAAATATGTTCTAAACATTAAATTTTCCTCCTTTTCAAATTTTATCTTGTAGAGGATTATATTCCTCTTTGGAAAAAATGTCAAGAAAAAATTAAAATATTCTCAAAATTAGTTTTTTATGGTATAAATTATATATTGATATTATTTAGATTTTTTAATCTTAGAAGGGAAAAAATAGATGAAAATTTCAATACTTGGAAGTGGAAGTGGAGGAAATGCCACATACATAGAGAGTGAAAATGGAAAAATCTTAATAGATGCAGGATTTAGTTGTAAAAAGATAGAAGAAAGACTTTCTATTATTCAAAGGGATATCTCTGATATAAATGGAATACTAATAACCCATGAACATATAGACCATATACAAGGGGCAGGGATAATCTCAAGAAAATACAATGTTCCTATCTATATCACTCCAGAGAGCTTTAAAGCTGGAGAGAGTAAATTAGGAAAAATAGCAGCAGAAAATCTTAGATTTATAGATAATGAAAAGTTTATAATAAACGATAGTCTACTTGTAAAGCCTTTTGACGTGATGCATGATGCTTGTAGAACAGTAGGATATAGAATAGAGTCTCAAAATGGAAAGGTTGCAGCTATCTCTACTGATATAGGATATGTAAATAATATAGTGAGAGAAAATTTTAAAGAGGTAGATATTATGGTAATAGAGAGTAACTATGACTATAATATGCTTATGAATTGTAACTATCCTTGGGATTTAAAAGCTAGGGTTAAGAGTAGAAATGGGCATCTTTCAAATAATGAAGCAGCTAAATTTATAAAAGAGATGTATAATGAAAAACTAAAAAAAGTATATTTAGCTCATATAAGTAAGGATAGTAATAATCCAGATATAGTGAGGGATACAATAGCTCAAGAGTTGAGAGAGAGTAGAATCAGATTGGAATATGAGTTAGCAAAACAGGACAGAGCCACTGAATTATTTGAACTTTAGGAGGTGCAAGATGGAAGAGATAGATAATTTTTGGGAAGAGATAAAGTTTGAAGTAGGAAGTTTAGGAAAAACTTATGGAGATATATCAGAGAGAAAAACTCTCATAGGAAGTGGAAATAGAGAGGCAGATATTTTATTTATAGGAGATGATCCAGATCTATATCAAAATGAAGATTTAAAAGTAGCTCCTAGTTCAAGTGGGGAGTTTTTAATAAAGCTTTGTGATATAGAGGGAATTACACCAGATGATTATTATATTACAACATTGGCTAAGAAAGATTGTAAATTTTCAGAGTTTATGGAAGAAGAGAGAGAGCAACTAAAAGAGTTACTAAATCTACAAATTGCCTTGGTTAAGCCCAAAATAATTGTAGTTTTAGGTTCAGAGGTAGCTGAAACTTTATTAGATAGAGATGTGAAGTTAGGAGAAGAGAGAGGGAATATTTTAGAGTGGATAGGAGGAATAAAACTTCTTATCACTTATGATGTAAACTTTGTAAAAAAATCAAGAAATGAAGCAGGGAAAAAATCAAGAGCTGCTCTAGAATTTTGGAATGATTTGAAAATTTTAAAACAAGAGTTGAATAAAATAGATGGATAAAAAAAGTTTGAGATTAAAGATAAAAAAACTTAGAGATTCAATGGGAAAAGATCAAAGAGAGCTTGAGAGTAAAATTCTTTGTAAAAAAATTTTACAATTAGATGAATATAAAAATGCTAGAAAAATTTTATCTTTTATGAATTTTGGAAGTGAAGTGGAGATAGAGAGATTGAATGAAAAGATATTAGAAGAGAATAAGATTCTCTATCTTCCTAGAGTAGAAAAAGATGGTACTCTTTCAATAGTTGAATATGGAAAAGGATTTTCTATTGGGAGCTATGGAATAAGAGAGCCTATTGGGGATAATTATTTAGGAAATTTAGATTTAATAATCACTCCTGGACTTGCCTTTGATCTGGAAGGAAATAGATTGGGATATGGAAAAGGTTATTATGACAAACTTTTTCTTAATAATTTTTCTACTTTAAAAATAGCTCCTATCTTTGATATTCAATTAGTTGAGAGTATTCCATATGAAGAGCATGATATAAAAATAGATATGATAATTACAAAAAATGAGATTTTAAGAATTAAGAAGTATTGAAAAAACTTAGTTAATATGGTAAAATTTTATATAAGAAAAAATTAGGAGGTTTATTGTGGCAGGACATAGTAAATGGGCAAATATCCAATACAGAAAGGGAGCTCAAGATAAGAAAAGAGCCAAATTATTTACAAAATTTGGAAAAGAGTTAACAATTGCAGCTAAGGAAGGTGGGGGAGACCCTAACTTCAACCCAAGATTAAGACTTGCAATTGAGAAGGCAAAAGCTGGAAACATGCCTAAAGATATATTAGAAAGAGCAATTAAAAAAGGTACAGGGGAATTAGAAGGTGTAGACTTCATAGAGATGAGATATGAAGGATATGGACCAGTAGGAACAGCTTTTATAGTTGATGTTGTTACTGATAATAAAAATAGATCAGCTTCTGAATTAAGAATGACTTTCACAAGAAAAGGTGGAAACTTAGGAACTGATGGTGCTGTTGCTTGGATGTTTAAAAAGCAAGGAGTTATAACAGTAAAATCTGAAGGAATCGATGCTGACGAGTTTATGATGGCAGCATTAGAAGCTGGAGCAGAAGATGTTTCTGAAGAGGATGGAGTATTTGAAGTAATTACTGATTATACAGAGTTCCAAACTGTATTAGAAAATTTAAAAGCAGCTGGATATAATTATGAAGAAGCTGAAATAGCTATGAATCCAGAAAATAAAGTTCAAATTACAGATTTAGATACAGCTAAGAAAGTTATGGCACTTTATGAAGCTTTAGATGATTTAGATGACGTTCAAGAAGTTTATGCTAACTTTGATATAGCTGATGATATTTTAGCTCAATTAGACTAATAAAATAATAATGAGAAGATTTATTTTTGATAGATAAGTCTTCTCTTTTTTTTGAAATATAAGTTTAAACTCTAAAAAATATCACTTTAAATATTAAACTATACTATTTTGGTTAAAAATAACTCTGCTTAGAGTTAAAAAATGGAAGTAAAATAATTTGAAAAAACTAAACAAAGATAGTATAGTATCTTTATAGAAATAGTTTAGGGAGGTATATTGTGAGTAAAATAGTAGTAGTAGGAGCAAATCATGCTGGAACAGCAGCTATAAATACAATGTTAAATAATTATTCAAATAATGAGGTAGTAGTATTTGATAGAAATTCAAATATTAGTTTCTTAGGGTGTGGAATGGCACTTTGGATAGGAAAACAAATCTCTGGTCCAGAGGGATTATTCTATGCAACAAAAGAGGGATTAGAAGCTAAAGGAGCTAAAATCCATATGGAAACTGAGGTAACTAATATAGACTTTGATAAAAAAGTAGTGTATGCAACTGGAAAAAATGGAGAGAAGTATGAGGAATCATATGATAAATTAGTTCTTTCAACAGGTTCATTACCTATAGATTTAAATATTCCAGGAAAAGATTTAGAAAATGTACAATTTGTAAAGCTATATCAACATGCTGAAGATGTAATAAAAAAATTAGAGAACAAGGAGTTCAATAATATAGTAGTAGTAGGTGCTGGATATATCGGAGTAGAACTTGCTGAAGCTTTCCAAAGAATAGGAAAAAATGTAGAACTAATTGACTTAGCAGACAGTTGTTTATCAGGATATTATGATAAAGAGTTTAGAGATTTAATGAATAAAAATCTAGCTGATAATGGAATCAACTTAAATTATGGAGAGAAAGTTCTTGAAATAAAAGGAAATGGTAAAGTTGAAGAAGTAATTACAGATAAAAAATCATATAAAGCTGATATGGTAATATTAGCAGTTGGATTTGTACCAAATACTAAATTAGGAAAAGATAAGTTAGAGTTATTTAAAAATGCTTATAAAGTAGACTTAACACAAAAAACAAGTTTAGAAGATGTATATGCAATAGGAGATTGTGCTACTGTATATGATAACTCAATTCAAGATACTAACTATATAGCATTAGCTACTAATGCTGTACGTTCTGGAGTTGTAGCAGCTCATAATGTATGTGGAACAAAATTAGAAAGTATAGGAGTTCAAGGTTCTAATGGAATATCTATCTATGGATTAAATATGGTTTCAACAGGACTTACATTAGAAAAAGCTAAAAAATTAGGGTACAATGCTGTGGCAACTTGCTATGAAGACTTACAAAAACCTGGATTTATAGAACATAATAATGATAAAGTATTAATTAGCATAGTTTATGATATGGATACAAGAAGGGTTTTAGGAGCACAATTAGCTTCTAGGCAAGATATCTCTATGGGAATTCATATGTTCTCACTAGCTATTCAAGAGGGAGTAACTATTGATAAATTAAAACTATTAGATATCTTCTTCTTACCTCACTTCAATCAACCATATAACTATATAACAATGGCAGCTTTAAGTGCTAAATAGGTATAAAAAATAAAATAATTTGAAACGATTAGAGATTTCCAAGTTAAAAAGAAAACTAAGAATTGTTCCATATTCCAAGAAGTTGATTAACTACGAGCTTATTTCACTAAAAATGCAAGGGTTAAGTCTTCGACTTATTGCATTTTTTAGCGTTCGATTTCGCTGAGTTAATCTAACTTCTCTTCATAAATTACACAATTCTTTGAGTTTTCTTTAGTTGATATATTATCTGAATTATTTTATAAAAAATAATTTAGTTTCTGTGGAGTTTTCTGGAGAAAATTTATAATTATCTTCAGAGAACTCTTTTATTTTTTCTAAATCCTCTATTTGATTTAAAGTTATATAATTGAGCATCATTCCTCTAGCTTTTTTTCCCTCTGTACTGATATTTTTTAATTTTCCATCAATATTTTGTCTAAACTCAATATCAATCACTTTAAATTTTTTATAATCTAAAATTTTAGAAAACTCTTTAGAAGCAAGATTAATAAAAATTTCTGTGGAATATTTATCAAGATAGTTATTAATATCTCTACTCCAAAATTTGTACATACTCTCATCTAAAATATTTATAGTCATATCTAAACGGTAAGGTTTAATTTCTGTATTAGGAGAGATTGCTCCATAGAGAGCTGATAGAATAAAAAGATTTTTATTTAGATATTCTATCTCCTTATCACTAAATTTTTCTATTTCTA
Above is a window of Fusobacterium mortiferum ATCC 9817 DNA encoding:
- a CDS encoding MBL fold metallo-hydrolase, coding for MKISILGSGSGGNATYIESENGKILIDAGFSCKKIEERLSIIQRDISDINGILITHEHIDHIQGAGIISRKYNVPIYITPESFKAGESKLGKIAAENLRFIDNEKFIINDSLLVKPFDVMHDACRTVGYRIESQNGKVAAISTDIGYVNNIVRENFKEVDIMVIESNYDYNMLMNCNYPWDLKARVKSRNGHLSNNEAAKFIKEMYNEKLKKVYLAHISKDSNNPDIVRDTIAQELRESRIRLEYELAKQDRATELFEL
- a CDS encoding uracil-DNA glycosylase, coding for MEEIDNFWEEIKFEVGSLGKTYGDISERKTLIGSGNREADILFIGDDPDLYQNEDLKVAPSSSGEFLIKLCDIEGITPDDYYITTLAKKDCKFSEFMEEEREQLKELLNLQIALVKPKIIVVLGSEVAETLLDRDVKLGEERGNILEWIGGIKLLITYDVNFVKKSRNEAGKKSRAALEFWNDLKILKQELNKIDG
- a CDS encoding 5-formyltetrahydrofolate cyclo-ligase — its product is MDKKSLRLKIKKLRDSMGKDQRELESKILCKKILQLDEYKNARKILSFMNFGSEVEIERLNEKILEENKILYLPRVEKDGTLSIVEYGKGFSIGSYGIREPIGDNYLGNLDLIITPGLAFDLEGNRLGYGKGYYDKLFLNNFSTLKIAPIFDIQLVESIPYEEHDIKIDMIITKNEILRIKKY
- a CDS encoding YebC/PmpR family DNA-binding transcriptional regulator, which produces MAGHSKWANIQYRKGAQDKKRAKLFTKFGKELTIAAKEGGGDPNFNPRLRLAIEKAKAGNMPKDILERAIKKGTGELEGVDFIEMRYEGYGPVGTAFIVDVVTDNKNRSASELRMTFTRKGGNLGTDGAVAWMFKKQGVITVKSEGIDADEFMMAALEAGAEDVSEEDGVFEVITDYTEFQTVLENLKAAGYNYEEAEIAMNPENKVQITDLDTAKKVMALYEALDDLDDVQEVYANFDIADDILAQLD
- the nox gene encoding H2O-forming NADH oxidase, producing the protein MSKIVVVGANHAGTAAINTMLNNYSNNEVVVFDRNSNISFLGCGMALWIGKQISGPEGLFYATKEGLEAKGAKIHMETEVTNIDFDKKVVYATGKNGEKYEESYDKLVLSTGSLPIDLNIPGKDLENVQFVKLYQHAEDVIKKLENKEFNNIVVVGAGYIGVELAEAFQRIGKNVELIDLADSCLSGYYDKEFRDLMNKNLADNGINLNYGEKVLEIKGNGKVEEVITDKKSYKADMVILAVGFVPNTKLGKDKLELFKNAYKVDLTQKTSLEDVYAIGDCATVYDNSIQDTNYIALATNAVRSGVVAAHNVCGTKLESIGVQGSNGISIYGLNMVSTGLTLEKAKKLGYNAVATCYEDLQKPGFIEHNNDKVLISIVYDMDTRRVLGAQLASRQDISMGIHMFSLAIQEGVTIDKLKLLDIFFLPHFNQPYNYITMAALSAK
- a CDS encoding YaaA family protein, coding for MKIIFSPSKTMKYKNIDLKNSKDVEFTNHTKALIEKLKSFSIEEIGNLFKLKGKLLEETYNNIQNFATLSSYRALSLYDGVTFRQLEIEKFSDKEIEYLNKNLFILSALYGAISPNTEIKPYRLDMTINILDESMYKFWSRDINNYLDKYSTEIFINLASKEFSKILDYKKFKVIDIEFRQNIDGKLKNISTEGKKARGMMLNYITLNQIEDLEKIKEFSEDNYKFSPENSTETKLFFIK